The Amaranthus tricolor cultivar Red isolate AtriRed21 chromosome 6, ASM2621246v1, whole genome shotgun sequence genome has a segment encoding these proteins:
- the LOC130815184 gene encoding trihelix transcription factor ENAP1-like translates to MAENPDSSSTPSLAMISSRPAPAREDCWSEDATSTLIEAWGQRYIELNRGNLRQKQWQEVADAVNSRHGHIKKARRTDVQCKNRIDTLKKKYKIEKARVLDSNGSYKSPWPFFTPLDQLIGSTMPLKKLSPSPPMAVPLVSHRTPAIVPQKRPAPSPSPSIPSSAPFRGEESSYFRKNYSAIAAAAAAAADSEEEDEEEEEEEEEVEVSGGESSEADGIRKLARVIEKFGEVYARVEGEKQRQMIELEKQRMQFAKELECQRMQMLVEMQVQLEKIKRAKRSDSNDMYS, encoded by the coding sequence GACTCCTTCGTTGGCGATGATTTCTTCTAGACCTGCTCCGGCGAGAGAAGATTGTTGGAGCGAGGATGCTACTTCTACTCTCATCGAAGCATGGGGACAACGCTATATCGAGCTTAATCGTGGAAATCTGCGTCAAAAACAATGGCAggaggttgctgatgctgttaATAGTCGCCATGGACATATTAAGAAAGCTAGGAGAACGGATGTTCAGTGTAAGAATCGGATCGATACTTTGAAGAAGAAATACAAGATTGAGAAAGCTAGGGTTTTGGATTCCAATGGTAGTTATAAGAGTCCTTGGCCTTTTTTTACTCCTTTAGATCAACTTATTGGATCTACTATGCCGTTAAAGAAACTATCTCCGTCACCTCCGATGGCGGTTCCTCTTGTTTCTCATCGTACTCCTGCGATTGTTCCTCAGAAGAGGCCCGCACCTTCTCCGTCTCCTTCGATTCCTTCTTCGGCTCCGTTTCGAGGAGAGGAATCTTCATATTTCCGAAAGAATTACTCTGCGATTGCTGCAGCCGCTGCTGCTGCAGCTGATAGCGAGGAGGAAGACgaggaagaggaggaggaagaagaagaggtggAGGTGAGTGGTGGAGAGAGTAGTGAAGCGGATGGGATAAGAAAATTAGCAAGGGTGATTGAGAAGTTTGGGGAGGTTTATGCAAGAGTTGAGGGGGAGAAGCAAAGACAAATGATCGAGTTGGAGAAACAGAGAATGCAGTTTGCTAAGGAGTTGGAATGTCAGAGGATGCAGATGCTTGTTGAAATGCAGGTTCAGCTTGAGAAGATTAAGCGTGCTAAGAGATCCGACTCtaatg